One genomic segment of Natrialbaceae archaeon AArc-T1-2 includes these proteins:
- a CDS encoding DUF420 domain-containing protein: MEYVDRDRVPLLTGMLTIVSLALVFAAAGGVVPQDAVPAPPEWVLEAIPHLNAVISLAAIGTIGLGWRAIRRGDVRRHQLAMGVSLLLFVAFLFFYLYRLVVVGGAATFPGPDPVYQFVYLPVLGIHMLLAIVCIPLLYYVLLLALSRPISELRETSHATVGRVAASLWIVSFALGVVVYVMLYWLY, encoded by the coding sequence ATGGAGTACGTCGACCGAGATCGCGTGCCGTTGTTGACGGGTATGTTGACCATCGTCTCGCTCGCACTCGTGTTCGCCGCGGCCGGCGGTGTGGTTCCACAAGACGCCGTTCCGGCCCCGCCGGAGTGGGTACTTGAGGCGATTCCCCATCTCAACGCCGTCATCAGCCTGGCTGCGATCGGGACGATCGGGCTGGGCTGGCGGGCGATCCGTCGCGGTGACGTGCGCCGCCACCAACTCGCGATGGGTGTCTCTCTCCTGCTGTTCGTGGCGTTTCTGTTCTTCTATCTCTACCGGCTGGTCGTCGTCGGCGGCGCGGCGACGTTCCCCGGCCCCGACCCCGTCTACCAGTTCGTCTACCTTCCCGTTCTCGGGATTCACATGCTGCTTGCGATCGTCTGTATCCCGCTTCTGTACTACGTCCTGTTGCTCGCCCTGTCGCGTCCGATCTCGGAACTCAGGGAGACAAGCCACGCCACTGTCGGCCGAGTCGCTGCATCGCTGTGGATCGTCTCGTTCGCACTCGGCGTGGTCGTCTACGTGATGTTGTACTGGCTGTACTGA
- the purF gene encoding amidophosphoribosyltransferase, with product MTEKCGVVGVSLSGRDAARPLYYALYALQHRGQESAGIITHDGFQQHSHVEMGLVGDAFDEGDLESLAGSAGIGHVRYPTAGSLDTSCAQPFSVSFKSGSLGLSHNGNLVNADELRDKLAGKGHAFTSDGDTEVIAHDLARNLLEEDLVRAVKRTMGRIHGSYSLTISHDDTILGVRDPQGNRPLCIGELEDGYVIASESAAIDTLDGELVRDVRPGELVVLHDDGTGFDSYQLFEREHTAHCFFEHVYFARPDSVIDGQLVYEARRELGRKLWDESGVETDVVMPVPDSGRAFASGYAEAAAETTADGEPRPERDDGVEFAEGMMKNRYVGRTFIMPTQDERERAVRLKLNPIKSTVAGKTVTLIDDSIVRGTTSTQLVELLRDCGAEEVHMRIGAPPIVAPCYMGIDMATRDELIAADKSVEEIRETIEADSLAYLSTDAVAEALASDRDDLCLGCVTGEYPYDVEGEVTDRDVDRPEIDSQPMRADD from the coding sequence ATGACCGAAAAATGCGGCGTCGTCGGCGTCTCGTTGTCCGGTCGGGACGCGGCACGACCGTTGTACTACGCGCTGTATGCACTCCAGCACCGCGGCCAGGAGTCGGCAGGGATCATCACCCACGACGGTTTTCAGCAACACAGCCACGTCGAGATGGGACTGGTCGGGGACGCCTTCGACGAGGGCGACCTCGAGAGCCTGGCCGGCTCGGCGGGTATCGGTCACGTTCGCTACCCCACAGCTGGCAGTCTGGATACCTCCTGTGCCCAGCCGTTTTCGGTCTCGTTCAAGAGCGGCTCGCTCGGCCTTTCCCACAACGGTAACCTCGTCAACGCCGACGAGCTCCGCGATAAACTCGCTGGAAAGGGCCACGCCTTCACCAGCGACGGCGACACCGAGGTCATCGCCCACGACCTCGCGCGAAACCTGCTCGAGGAGGACCTCGTCCGCGCCGTCAAGCGGACGATGGGACGGATCCACGGCTCGTACTCGCTTACGATCTCTCACGACGACACCATCCTCGGGGTCCGGGACCCACAGGGCAATCGCCCGCTGTGTATCGGCGAACTCGAGGACGGCTACGTGATCGCCTCCGAGTCGGCCGCGATCGATACGCTAGACGGTGAGCTCGTCCGTGACGTTCGCCCGGGCGAACTCGTCGTCTTACACGACGACGGCACCGGGTTCGACTCCTACCAGCTGTTCGAACGCGAACACACCGCCCACTGTTTCTTCGAACACGTCTACTTCGCCCGTCCGGACTCGGTGATCGACGGCCAGCTCGTCTACGAGGCCCGGCGGGAACTCGGACGCAAGCTCTGGGACGAAAGCGGCGTCGAGACCGATGTCGTGATGCCCGTGCCGGACTCCGGACGGGCGTTCGCGTCGGGCTACGCCGAGGCAGCGGCCGAGACGACCGCCGACGGCGAGCCCCGTCCGGAACGTGACGACGGCGTCGAGTTCGCCGAAGGGATGATGAAAAACCGCTACGTCGGACGGACGTTCATCATGCCGACCCAGGACGAACGCGAACGGGCGGTCCGGCTGAAGCTCAACCCGATCAAATCGACGGTCGCGGGCAAGACCGTCACGCTGATCGACGACTCCATCGTCCGTGGGACGACCTCGACCCAACTCGTCGAGCTCCTTCGAGACTGCGGTGCCGAGGAGGTCCACATGCGAATCGGCGCGCCGCCGATCGTCGCCCCCTGTTACATGGGTATCGACATGGCAACCCGCGACGAACTGATCGCCGCCGACAAGTCCGTCGAGGAGATCCGCGAGACGATCGAGGCAGACAGCCTCGCGTACCTCTCGACCGACGCCGTCGCCGAGGCCCTGGCATCCGACCGGGACGACCTCTGTCTGGGCTGTGTCACGGGCGAGTACCCCTACGACGTCGAGGGTGAGGTGACCGATCGCGACGTCGATCGCCCCGAAATCGACAGCCAGCCAATGCGAGCCGACGATTGA
- a CDS encoding OBG GTPase family GTP-binding protein, whose translation MGLEEEIEEIEEEIANTPYNKSTEAHIGRLKSKLAEKKEQLEKQQSGSGGGEGYAVEKHGDATVALVGFPSVGKSSLLNAMTNAESETGSYEFTTLDVNPGMLQHRGANIQMLDVPGLIEGAAAGRGDGQQVLAVVRNADLIVFVLSVFEIDQYDRLREELYDINIRVDQEPPRVTVRPKHKDGIKITSSTEQELAEETITDVLRDQGYINADLNLQETVTIDRLIDGLMDNREYIPSITCVNKVDLIEPEYKETVDEQLRDRDLDPEEVTFISAEKQKGLEALKDRIWENLGLIRVYMDKPGRGVDWEEPLVVEDGSTVQDAIEKLGGDFQQRFRFARVSGPSAAHDEQQVGTDHVLEDEDVLKLILRR comes from the coding sequence ATGGGGCTCGAGGAGGAGATCGAGGAGATCGAAGAGGAAATCGCCAACACGCCCTACAACAAGTCGACCGAAGCACACATCGGCCGGCTGAAATCGAAGCTCGCGGAGAAAAAAGAACAGCTCGAGAAACAGCAGTCGGGCTCTGGCGGCGGCGAGGGCTACGCCGTCGAAAAACACGGCGACGCGACCGTCGCTCTGGTCGGGTTTCCGAGCGTCGGCAAGTCCTCACTGTTGAACGCGATGACCAACGCCGAAAGCGAGACGGGATCCTACGAATTCACGACGCTCGACGTCAACCCCGGGATGTTACAGCATCGTGGAGCGAACATCCAGATGCTCGACGTACCCGGGCTCATCGAAGGGGCCGCCGCGGGCCGAGGCGACGGTCAGCAGGTGCTTGCCGTCGTCCGCAACGCCGATCTGATCGTCTTCGTCCTCTCGGTGTTCGAGATCGATCAGTACGACCGCCTGCGAGAGGAACTGTACGACATCAACATCCGCGTCGACCAGGAGCCCCCACGAGTGACCGTCCGTCCCAAGCACAAGGACGGCATCAAGATCACCTCGAGCACCGAACAGGAGTTAGCCGAGGAGACGATCACGGACGTGCTCCGCGACCAGGGATACATCAACGCCGATCTCAATCTCCAGGAGACGGTCACCATCGATCGACTCATCGACGGACTGATGGACAATCGCGAGTACATCCCCTCGATAACCTGCGTCAACAAGGTCGACCTGATCGAACCCGAGTACAAGGAGACGGTCGACGAACAGCTTCGCGATCGTGACTTAGACCCCGAGGAGGTCACGTTCATCAGCGCAGAGAAACAAAAGGGTCTCGAGGCACTCAAAGACCGCATCTGGGAGAACCTCGGGCTCATTCGAGTCTACATGGACAAACCCGGTCGCGGCGTCGACTGGGAGGAGCCACTCGTCGTCGAGGACGGTTCGACGGTCCAGGACGCCATCGAAAAACTCGGCGGCGACTTCCAGCAGCGATTTCGCTTCGCCCGCGTGAGCGGTCCTAGCGCGGCCCACGACGAACAGCAGGTCGGTACCGACCACGTCCTCGAGGACGAGGACGTTCTGAAACTGATTCTCAGACGCTGA
- a CDS encoding alpha/beta fold hydrolase gives MNSIEIPSPAAMVRSETGTLPGGHPYVTTGNGPRALAVLPGFGDAMFPGTYPPFSGWAIAPYFGRYLGTHTVCLLSRPRSLPSGYDVDDAVSTHALALEAISDSHTAIDVIGISMGGLIGQALTHREPELIDRLVVANSACDRLADVDHPTLVFGGERDPFFPPALARETAAALSNGELELVPGAKHGAFHERKLAFDARVQSFLERDTAGRTS, from the coding sequence ATGAACTCGATCGAAATTCCCTCGCCGGCGGCGATGGTCCGGAGCGAGACCGGAACGCTTCCCGGCGGTCACCCGTACGTGACCACCGGCAACGGACCGCGTGCACTCGCCGTTCTGCCGGGGTTCGGTGATGCGATGTTCCCCGGAACGTACCCTCCGTTTTCGGGCTGGGCGATCGCGCCGTACTTCGGGCGGTACCTCGGGACGCACACGGTCTGCCTCTTGAGCCGGCCGCGTTCGCTCCCGTCAGGGTACGACGTCGACGACGCCGTCTCGACTCACGCGCTCGCTCTCGAGGCAATCAGTGACTCCCATACCGCAATCGACGTGATCGGTATCTCGATGGGTGGACTGATCGGCCAGGCCCTCACACACCGAGAGCCGGAGCTGATAGACCGCCTCGTCGTCGCGAACAGCGCCTGCGATCGGCTCGCCGACGTCGACCATCCGACGCTCGTTTTCGGGGGCGAGCGGGATCCGTTTTTCCCGCCGGCGCTCGCGAGGGAGACGGCGGCCGCGCTGTCGAACGGCGAACTCGAGCTGGTTCCGGGGGCGAAACACGGCGCGTTTCACGAGCGAAAGCTCGCTTTCGACGCGAGGGTACAGTCGTTTCTCGAACGTGATACTGCCGGACGTACGTCGTGA